The following coding sequences lie in one Garciella nitratireducens DSM 15102 genomic window:
- a CDS encoding ATP-binding protein has product MKFTLRYKIILSNIIIILLALTIIATIVIQGMLYYNIQYSEKRLIQNSDNANLFIQQYILSQDGEHLNSRLKIFKENSTYLAEELSKQNNIRIQLFDQSKNLLADSTTIDIESPTEEREEINIAISRGEKAYVVKDLDEGRYIYFASPIIMENQQLGVLSYIYSLEDVDELINQSIILFLIAGFLGLITMYFVSVYLTRKILTPVYELIDSSEEIANGNFQHQIAYVSHDEIGELTRSFNKMVINIREKINEIRSEKKKLQSVLSSIQDGVLAIDNDKNLLTINEPALEIFQIKQEDTIISSIFSYPFIEELYQEVKQQQQGITKEISIDNRYLLIYANIIHHTYSKPIGYIFVIRDITQIRELEEKQRQFISSVSHELRTPLTTIIGYSDMLMRRGVENPELVKKSISLIKKEGDRLLRLVNDLLDLSRLENMEFDLIKSQIDLLQLLDDVITQMRVKGKKYQNDIHFNFSPLPKINGDYDRLKQVFINIIDNAIKYSEPDNPIEIYTSQNGNYVEVSIRDFGSGMSKEELGKIFEPFYRIDKVRSRNLGGSGLGLAIVKELVEKHGGTIEMESEIDEGTLVTIKLPIE; this is encoded by the coding sequence ATGAAATTTACCCTTCGCTATAAAATAATTTTATCTAATATTATTATTATCTTACTTGCACTTACTATCATAGCAACCATCGTAATTCAGGGAATGTTATATTATAATATCCAATATAGTGAAAAACGACTTATTCAAAATAGTGATAACGCAAATCTTTTTATTCAACAATATATTTTATCTCAAGATGGAGAGCATTTGAATTCTAGATTAAAAATTTTTAAAGAAAATAGTACTTATCTAGCAGAGGAGCTTTCCAAACAGAATAATATTAGAATTCAATTGTTTGATCAATCAAAAAATTTACTTGCAGATTCCACTACAATAGATATAGAATCTCCTACAGAAGAAAGAGAAGAAATAAATATTGCTATCTCTCGAGGAGAAAAGGCTTACGTAGTGAAAGATCTGGATGAAGGAAGATATATTTATTTTGCTTCTCCTATTATTATGGAAAATCAACAATTAGGAGTTTTATCTTATATTTATTCCTTAGAAGATGTCGATGAATTGATCAATCAAAGTATTATTCTTTTCCTAATAGCTGGATTTCTAGGGTTAATTACTATGTATTTTGTTAGTGTATATTTAACTAGAAAAATATTAACCCCTGTATATGAACTGATTGACTCTTCTGAAGAAATTGCTAATGGAAACTTTCAACATCAAATCGCTTATGTTTCCCATGACGAAATTGGAGAACTAACACGCAGTTTTAATAAAATGGTTATTAATATTAGAGAAAAAATAAATGAAATTCGTTCTGAGAAAAAGAAATTACAATCCGTCCTTTCTTCTATACAAGATGGGGTTCTTGCGATAGATAATGATAAAAACTTACTTACTATAAATGAACCAGCATTAGAGATTTTTCAAATAAAACAAGAGGATACTATTATAAGTTCTATTTTTTCTTATCCATTTATAGAAGAACTTTATCAAGAGGTAAAACAACAACAACAAGGAATTACAAAAGAGATTTCCATAGATAATCGATATCTTTTGATTTATGCAAATATTATTCATCATACTTATTCTAAACCAATTGGATATATTTTTGTAATCCGAGATATCACACAAATTAGGGAATTAGAAGAAAAACAAAGACAATTTATTAGTAGTGTATCTCATGAATTACGTACTCCTCTTACTACCATTATCGGTTATAGTGACATGCTAATGCGTCGAGGAGTAGAAAATCCTGAATTAGTAAAAAAAAGCATAAGTTTAATCAAAAAAGAAGGCGATCGTTTATTACGTCTTGTCAATGATTTATTAGATCTTTCTAGATTAGAAAATATGGAATTTGATCTAATTAAAAGCCAAATAGACCTTCTTCAATTATTAGATGATGTAATCACCCAAATGAGAGTAAAAGGGAAAAAATATCAAAACGACATTCATTTTAACTTTTCTCCCCTTCCTAAAATTAATGGAGATTATGATCGCTTAAAACAAGTATTTATTAATATCATTGATAATGCTATAAAATATTCTGAACCAGACAACCCCATTGAAATTTATACTAGTCAAAATGGAAATTATGTAGAAGTTTCTATTCGAGATTTCGGATCTGGCATGTCTAAAGAAGAATTAGGAAAAATTTTTGAACCCTTTTATCGAATAGATAAAGTACGTTCTAGAAATCTAGGCGGAAGCGGATTAGGTTTAGCTATTGTAAAAGAATTAGTAGAAAAACATGGTGGAACGATTGAAATGGAAAGTGAAATAGATGAAGGAACTCTAGTAACTATAAAATTACCTATCGAATAA
- a CDS encoding response regulator transcription factor — protein MNEKILVVDDEPSITDLIKLDLEFEGYQVETAYDGREALEKVENFHPDLIILDIMLPHITGYEVCRKVNEKYNIPIILLTAKTDIVDKVLGLELGADDYITKPFDNRELLARVKALIRRISNPQKEDNNEIIENGDLKIIPNERKVLLKDKEIHLTPKEYDLLYLLAQHPEQVFPRENLLEKIWGYDYFGDTRTVDMHIQRIRKKIGDHSSNPKYLQTVFGVGYKMRRV, from the coding sequence ATGAACGAAAAAATATTAGTAGTAGATGATGAACCATCTATTACCGATCTCATTAAATTAGATTTAGAATTTGAAGGTTATCAAGTAGAAACTGCATATGATGGAAGAGAAGCTTTAGAAAAAGTAGAAAACTTTCATCCAGATTTAATTATCCTAGATATTATGTTACCTCATATCACTGGTTATGAAGTTTGCCGAAAAGTAAACGAAAAGTATAACATTCCTATTATTCTTTTAACTGCAAAAACAGATATTGTAGATAAAGTTCTCGGATTAGAATTAGGTGCTGATGATTATATCACCAAACCTTTCGATAATCGCGAGCTTTTAGCTAGAGTAAAAGCTTTAATCCGCCGTATTTCTAATCCGCAAAAAGAAGATAATAACGAAATCATCGAAAATGGAGATCTAAAAATTATTCCAAATGAAAGAAAGGTACTCTTAAAAGATAAAGAAATCCATTTAACCCCTAAAGAATATGATTTATTATATTTATTAGCACAACATCCAGAACAAGTTTTTCCTAGAGAAAATTTATTAGAAAAAATTTGGGGCTATGATTATTTTGGAGATACTCGTACTGTAGATATGCATATTCAAAGAATTCGGAAAAAAATTGGAGATCATTCTTCTAATCCAAAATATTTACAAACAGTCTTTGGTGTAGGCTATAAAATGAGGAGAGTATGA
- a CDS encoding acyl-CoA thioesterase: MKIVDTVIRVRYAETDQMGIVYHSNYIIWFEIGRTDWFRKIGQDYKSLEEKNILLPVIGVNCQYKKSALYDDLVIIRTYLKELKGVRLTFHYEVLREKDRELLAEGESQHAFVDRNQKPIALKKKFPEIWEMLKNNLE; encoded by the coding sequence ATGAAAATTGTTGATACTGTTATAAGAGTTCGATATGCAGAAACTGATCAAATGGGAATTGTATATCATTCTAATTATATCATTTGGTTTGAAATCGGAAGAACCGATTGGTTTCGTAAAATAGGGCAAGATTATAAGAGCTTAGAAGAAAAGAATATATTACTTCCTGTAATAGGAGTGAATTGTCAATATAAAAAATCAGCACTTTATGATGACCTTGTTATTATTCGTACTTATTTAAAAGAGTTAAAGGGAGTTCGGTTGACGTTTCATTATGAAGTACTGCGAGAAAAAGACCGAGAATTATTAGCAGAAGGAGAAAGTCAGCATGCTTTTGTAGATAGGAATCAAAAGCCCATTGCGTTAAAAAAGAAATTTCCGGAAATTTGGGAAATGTTAAAAAATAATTTAGAATAG